Genomic window (Clarias gariepinus isolate MV-2021 ecotype Netherlands chromosome 4, CGAR_prim_01v2, whole genome shotgun sequence):
TCAGCTTTGAGAATTGACTGTTAACTTGTTGCCAGATATATCCGACCTCACTGACCGGTGACATTGTACAAggcttaatgttatggctggtgagattgttaatgttatttttctttatattaaacttCAATGCATGTGCATGTGAGAGTAAGCAACAATAGCATTGGATTTTCAGCGGTCCTGAAAGAACAGAGGATGAAATCAGTTACTTGATAGCCCCACACCTTTTATGCATAtcacttttttgtttctattggaGAAAGGAAGGTGAATGTAGCATTATCTGCACTGAATCCAAAGAATGGGACCCTCCATGCTGCAGTGTTTGTACATAAGAGTGGAGTTTCACCATGGAAGGACAGCAAATATGTGCGAATTGTGGCTCGCCTGACCTCTCAGATGTTACCAAATGCTCCTATGCTTATGTCTGGCTCTGCCAAACAGACTCGGAAGGTAATAATATTGTAGATTCATAAGGTTAACCACTGCTTATCGTTTCCTTTAGTCAGAGTTTTTttctatgcaaataaaatgtgaaaaacatctAATTCACTGCAGTCACTGAATAGCACTAATTTAAGCGAAAACATTTTTGCTGTCATTATTGTGTGAATAAACCTAAGcccttttttgttctttctgttGACTTTAGGGAACAGGAGAACAAAATGTCATGTCCTACTGGAAATGTCATGTCACTTTAAACATGATGACAGAGGACTTCACATTTAATAATGCAGCCGTGCCAAGTGACCTGCGCAGATACATGAAAATGTGAGTCTCTTTGTTTAAACCTTAAAACCGTATATGAGTTATATGGATAAAGGGAAAGTTATTAATCCTGCTTGTGAATCTGTTGATATCTGTTTAATTGGGTAATGAATCAGAATGTCTTTCCTTAGTGTTGAAGATGGAAagaaggacaaaaagaaaatatatcttCCTCTTTTACTTGTTGATGAAATGAGAAGCAGACTGAAGGACTTAATTGTATGTAAAGTACTCCTACTCACAATGGTCACAGAAaagttattattctttttatatacaatcaacatccactttattaggacCTTTAGTTTATCTTTACATCAAACACAAGAATTGATACAAAGTTGATTGATACAAAGTCTTTGTGACTTTGgctgtggcatggttgttggtactAGAACAGCTCATTTGAGTATTTCAATAGCTGTTGATCTCCCAGGAATTTCACACCCAACTCTCTTTAGAGTTTGCACAGAATggtgccaggggtagctcagtggttaaggcagtgGTTAAGGTTCAatccccacaaccaccaagttgccactgttgggcccttgagcaaggcccttaaccctcaactgctcagttgtgtaatgagatttaaaaaaatgtaaggtgctctggataagagcgtctgccaaatgcataaatgtaaatgtgcaaaaaccaaaaacattacTCTCTCATTCCTGGAAGCTCAAATCAATCTGAAATACAGTACTCAAATCCTTTGATACCAACATTCATGCCATGGTTAGAGTAACAGACATCACACCTTTtcctcattctgatgtttgatataAACATTAACTGAAACAAACCTGACCTGTATCACCATGAGTTAAGCATTGTACTGCTgctacatgattggctgattggatacCTGCAGAAATGATGCAATGAAGAGAATGTTAAGTGTATGTGCACCACATTTTCCAATCTAATATCttacttgttttatttcattaaggAGATAAACAGCACGACAAAGGCCGTCCCTCTCACTATATCGTATGATGCAATAACTCTTCGCAAATTTAGAATGTGGATCCATATCCAAGCTGTCATATACTCACTCAAACATTTTGGTAAGTTATAAAATTTTTCGCAATGGAaattcatttacattaaatatattatacttGATGTTTACTATTTCAATGTAATTCAATATTGAAACAATTTCAATATTAACTTTCAGGATTTTCAGAGCAAAGACTTGATGAAATAAAGGCCATGTTTGTTGAGGCTGGCCTTCACATATTGGTGTTGTCAATACTAGTGCCTGCATTCCatgtaagattattattattattattattattattgcatgaATGCAATATAACATCATATTTATTTCAGATAATTAACACTTGAGTAATCCAATGTCCTTTACTGTTTTGTAGCTTTCATTTGAAGTATTTGCTATGAAAAATGATGTGAGCTTTTGGAGAGGGAAAAAGAGTTTAGCAGGCATCTCCAGGAGATCAGGTGGGATTGTCATTATATGAATGCACTCGTCTTGAGTACCTCGTAAGCTTTTgtggtgaaagaaaaaaactatactGCTGACAAATTAAACTAGATATTAGTCTGAATGACTATGTTTAGTCTGTTCAAAGGTCCCTGTGTGCTAAACATTAACATGCTgaagtgtttaatgtgtttgtcttttttaagtGATCTGGAGGTGTTTTAGCACTGTTGTGATATTCCTCCATCTGTTAGAAGAGCAAACCAGCTGGCTCACCCTTATCCCTATGGGATTTTTAGCGTTAATTGAGGTACCAAAACCAAAATCTGTCTgttctgtgtacagtatatacttacaCACAATACATATTCATTTCAAACTGTTCTTTATGTCTTCAGCTGTGGAAAGTCAGCAAAGTCTTTGCAGTTTCGACAAGTTACAAGGTAAATTCTCtttgtaattgtaaatattcTGGACACAGTTGCCATTTAATTGCGATCAGGCTGAGTTTGCCTCTATGTTGTGTGGACTCAGCTGACTCTTTCTTGCAGCTTTGTGATCATTGTAGTGTTAATGTTCTCTTTAGGATGGTAGAGCAGATGACATGGCGCGAGCAACAGAAGAACATGATTCCAGGGTAATGAAATAATCTGGCACTGAAAAACTGAGACGAAAACTAATTCTAGAGATGATGTCCTTAAATTAACTTGGCCATTTTCTTCCCCAGGCAATGAAATTTTTGTCATATTTAATGTATCCTTTGTGCATCAGTGGGGCGATATACTCATTCATATATCTCAGAAATAAAAGGTATAAACAATATGGTTGATATTGTTTTATAGCAAGTCTACATTTCCTTCTATATTTTTTGATTTAAcaatccttttttaattttcaattcTAGTACTTGGTATTTTTGGATCATTAACAGTCTCGTCAGTGGTAAGTCCTTAATAATCATAGTTATTTTCTTCTGCGactttaaatgtcaaataaaaagcCATTTCTTTTCACATTAGGGGTCTATGCATCTGGATTTCTGTCTATGGTCCCACAATTATTTGTCAATTACAAGGTTTGTTCTTAAATCCGATAACATCCAATTTCTCCAACTTGTCTCCACATTTACTGAAAGTCATTCATGTGTTTGCAGATGAAATCAGTTGGCCAGCTTCCAATGTCAGTGCTACTCTACAAAGTGAGCCCCTCATTTATATGAAACCAGAATATGAATCAGAAATGCTTGGTTTAATCATACAGCTAAAATCActgttttttgttatatttccagggtttaaacacatttataagcgATATATTTAGTGGAGTTATAAGCACACCAGGACCACATCCATTGGCTTGTTTTAGAGATGATGTAATCTTTCTCATCTACCTCTACCAGCGCAGGTATGCAACATATACGTACGAAGGAAATGTAAAGATgaataatttactgtaaaatataccAATGTTAATTATTGGACAATACTGAAAACAATATCTTAGTGTTTGCTAAGATATTACAAGTTCACAGTTTATGCTATTCATTAACACATTTTGTATAATgctttataaatgtgtgttttggtcTGGGAAAACCTAGGAcatattaatgttaatgaattcctaccattaaaaaataataaatttaaaaaaatacgaagaaaaaaattattttggcttgacttaaaaaaatacgTATATTCTATCTAAACAATTAattcttatttgtttaattcttctttaatttaCCCTTTAATTTTCCCTAGGCTCTTAATAATAATTACCTGAGGATGTCTAAAATCTTGCTACCTAAATGTTAAATGTGATTTCATAACTCTAATTAGTTTCTATATGATCACATACCTGCTGTCAAGTCTCCATGCTCATGCAGTGCTACCCACAATAAAGTTTAAATGCCTTTTTCCACCTTGTTTCACTTTTATAACTAACCAAAATTATGTATCACAAACTGTTTGATAAATAATTGTACCATACTCATATGAGGACTGTTGGACATAGTTCTTTTGCCAAACTTTTTTCTGGTTAAAGATATTGATGAAATTTACAGTTATCAGCTGGAAATAAAGAGAATTTTCTACTGAGCCCAGGAATTTTTCACAGAGAATGACTGATATTTCATTGTGTTACTAAGTCACTGATAATAATTTTGTCGTATTCCCACCAGGATTTACCGTGTGAACAAATCTAGAGTTCGTGATTACGCATCACACAGGAGGAAACCCAAAGGGAAATCACACGAGGACTAAACAGGTGCACTACAGGAATCATAGGAAGAGCTGAAGCTTCATGCATGCTATACTAGAGAGCGGCAAGTGTAAATATGAAAGAGTGAAACTTTACTCAAAGGACAATACTTTCAGTTCTTAAGTGTTCAGCATGAAGCTGTTCTGAAGCTCAAATTTAATTTCAAGGAGTttggtgttattttttttgttataaaaaatgaatgatgATTAGCTTGAGAGACATACAGTTACGGAACAAAAAAGTCTGCCACTTTAATGACCTTATCTATGCTACAATAATCTGCAAAATTaactttatctaaaaataaaaatgtagccAGGTAGCTGTACCTTTGGCTGAAACCACAGGGCCAAAAGAATTCTTCTATAGCTCAGGAGTTTAGTATTTTTCCACAGCCTACATGTTAAGTATTATAAGGCTATTTTACTTTTTCTGCTTCACTGTAGCATGAAGATTGTAGTGCTCAATGGACAAATGCTGCCTTTGTCTGCTGTAAAATGCTGTGATGTGCACACTGCTACAGCGTGGAACTGGAGAGAGCTTTTGATGCCAATCTGTGTCATGTACAGAATAGTGTTGTACCTTcaacctacagtataaaaaacaAGACATGCTTCAGTATTGTATTTATGGAAAATGTTTTGCATAAGAATTTATATGTAAcccaatttaattcaatattgAAGTACAAATTGCAATTTCTCAGAAttgaaaaatatgtataattttacTTTCTAAAAACATTGTCATGACTAATAAAGGTATTATTGTATTTCACCCTAAAgttgcttttgctttttttttttttaggtaattaactagaaaaactggaaaaaagtACATAACCCATTTTCAAATAAACCTGAACTGTTAAAACATTCTCAAAACTCAAAGTCATGTGCAAAGCTTTAtagaaatgctttaataattCAGAGGGCATAGATAGGAATACTGTTGGACAGATCTGCTTAGTCttagacacttttttttagatttgtttgATGTGAAAGTGTATGTGAgtagataaaaaatattaccatgTGCTAGTGAATTGTCTTTTTCAAAGTGCTAGTCACACACCAGGGAGCTGAGCAGTCTGCATTGACGTCTGTACACACAATACCCCCTGTGTGTGCTATAATAACCAGCTACAGTGGTTCTGTAAGAATGCTATTGTACTATTGCGCCAACGAGTGAGTCCTAGTTGGGATAATACATGCCATTCAGGAAAACGAGTAGAAACATCTGTTGCATGGTTTTCTAAAGGGAGAAGGTCCATTATTGTCTGAAACTGCATGCAGATGCTGGTATAGAAAGCATGGGAAACCCTTCTGGACTGCTGCTTTTTCTCCTATCTATACAGTCAGGTACTGTGACCTTTTACTTAATGAAAAAGTGTTCAGTTTAGCTTTCCATTCAACATTGTAATGTTGATAAAGGTTTAGCAAATGTAATACAGACTAATActagaatattaataaatagagattcatttactttctattcaccaaaaaactttaatattgttattaataacaAAGAAAATGGTTTATCGTTGTATTAAGATTCTTAAATCTGTTGGTTAGAGTTACTCtaaacatcttttaaaaaaaatttattttagaaagatGTTTAAATGACAGGCAATTTAAGTTTTACAAGCTTAAAAGACAAATGAAGGAATAGATCAATTAATTTCTTAtccattttgtgtttattacagtaaattcTCTGAAGTGTTATGTGTGCAGTTCGACATCATCTAATGAGCACTGCAACATAAATACAGAGGAGTGCCAGGCTCCTCTCGATACTTGTATGACCACAGTGGACAGAATGGGTAAGAGTTGTCATTGTCTAAGCTATAAATCTAGGAAATCCTACACCTAGTGTCTAAATTACCAAAGAAACTAATGTGTGCCATTAAGAAGAGTGTAGGATGAACACAATCTGTGTGAacagtttttttaaaggaaCATTATATTTATTGACATTGTCCAACACCCATTTACCCATCTCAAAAAGTAATTCCCCCGTTATTAGTGGATTTAATTGTATGCTAAACACAAAGATTGATGACTGCCGGCCATAAACCTAATTAGATTTAACCTAATCAAAATTATCCACCAATGAAAAAAAGCAGGGTACATGCCACCGATAACCATGAGGGACACAAAGGCTCATCtaacattttccaaaaacaccATGTTGACCTCTTAAAGGCTTTTAGGATAATGTGTTGTGACATGCTGCAACTTGaattttttagaaaacattGATGCCATGACAACTGGCATAAAGCTAACAGCATTGCACAATAAACACATTATATTAggtcaagcatggtggtggtagtttGATGGTGTGGGATGCTTTGTTGCTTCAGGACCTGGTAGAGAATGTCAAATTACCAATTCTAGATCAAGAGCAGCTGGGGTATGCAGCAGGTTAACAAGATCAAATCCACTTCTGGATGGTTCAAAAGAAAATTTAGAGTTTGGTGTGGCCTCGTCACAATTCTGCTTTAAATGTATAGCGTGCTGTGGCAGGATTAACATGTAGTTAATGTGGCTAAATTAAAGCAATTCTGTCATGTGAAAGATTAAACTACATTTATCAGAAGTGAAAGTTGTTGCTGCTATTTTTGGAAATAATTGCTTTGTGTACATTTGAGGTATGCACTTCAAACAAATGTAGTCATTTAAAGGCTGTGGAATTTGTTTCCTCATGTTCACCTTCTCTtacattttgtataattatttgaaACAATTAAATGAGACATGGAAAAAGGAGAACCTGGAAAGAAAGGGAATCTGATACTTTATGGCATTGTAGAATACTTTGTACAAATATTTTAGCAGCACTAACCAACAGAAAAAGACCATGGCTAATTTACTCTTTGTTTAGGTGACGTGAAAGCAATTGTGAAACAGTGTTCCAGTCTGAGAACATGTGAAGGGGCTGCGGGCACCTCCTCTCTCGATGCAAGAGGAAATGGCAATCAAGTTACATGCTGTAACAGTCAGCTGTGCAACTTAAACACTGCAACATCCATTCAACTGTGTGCATGGCTACTGACTCTAACCCTCTCGTTACTCACCATACTTATTAAACAAGATGGTTAAAAGATACAAAATTTTGTCTATTTAAGTTACACATTTCTGTGACTTGAGCACACACAGCAAGTTCTCTGCATTATTGGtcaattatttttgttagaGCACTGAAGTGCAAAACCCTGCATAAGGTTTGGTAATTGAAATATAGAAGAACATCAACAAAAGTCCAAATGAGTATTTACCCTCAGGATAATGCATtaccagaaaataataaatgtattaattaaatacatgtACAGGGTGTTAAAATGATTGtactaataaataacatttagtaAGAAAATGGTCATCAAGTTGTTAGACTTTTATGCAATCACACTTTTCTGCAATCACAACTTTTTAACAGAAGAATAACTTGGTTCTCTGTTTTATAACAGTTCTGTTTAATTCCTGATCAATGTCTTCTGAAATAAAAGGTGGTCAAATATTCCAAATAAAGTACAACATTGTTTACACCTGCCCATGTATTCTTTATTATCAGTGTATTTTGAAAACGACTGAAATCTTGCAAAGAGAATCATTCTAATGGAGTTTTAAATTAGATAGATACAGTATCcagtttaaagaagaaaaaaaaaaactccaacatgaacaaatctttatttagaattttaaaataaataacacaaataatacatttacataatgtTGTACAAAGTGTTCAACAAATTTAGGATTTCAATTCCCAATTTTAGACAGATCATATTGTATTAGTGATGTCTGGATTGGAAGTAACCTATGCCAtagtacattttaatttacaagTGTTTGTGTTCAATATAAAAAGGTATTTTTCGCTGTACCTCTTCAAGTCAGCACATGGTGTCAAACATAGCATAGATAAAACCAGTGGCCTAATTAATGGTACTGGCTTCTCTTTAGGCATACTGGGTTAGTGCAATATCAGAGCTTATGCTAAATGTAATGTCTAAcctgcattttaaaaaacaccTAATAAATTTATTGTGTGATGTTGAAGAGGAGCATCACAAAACATCCACTTAAAATATTTATCCAACTTTAGGCTTCACACAAACTTCAATTGAAAAGAAAATGgatgaaatatttaaatcagcAAGGGTGACTGTTACGGTAAAGCTTCGCCGGAGAGCTCTATGCTGAGTTTAACATCTGTGTCTGTCTGAACAAGCAGCAAGCTGGAAAACAGGCCTACAGCAGTTGGCTTGAACTGCACAGGCAGATTAATATAATGCTGTGTCctggttataaaaaaaagaaaaaaaaaaagattttagattTTCTCAACACTTAAGAATGCACAAAATGAGCACAATTATAA
Coding sequences:
- the LOC128520422 gene encoding lipid scramblase CLPTM1L-like codes for the protein MFPSCYSKPKNGSQFKMSYTKVLFGVLVVYVLHTCWALYGFVHTKACDSAKGDDCVTSYLSAKPRLQLSVYLTLDPGDESAHTLLLRVDRFEVHTKLERKVNVALSALNPKNGTLHAAVFVHKSGVSPWKDSKYVRIVARLTSQMLPNAPMLMSGSAKQTRKGTGEQNVMSYWKCHVTLNMMTEDFTFNNAAVPSDLRRYMKIVEDGKKDKKKIYLPLLLVDEMRSRLKDLIEINSTTKAVPLTISYDAITLRKFRMWIHIQAVIYSLKHFGFSEQRLDEIKAMFVEAGLHILVLSILVPAFHLSFEVFAMKNDVSFWRGKKSLAGISRRSVIWRCFSTVVIFLHLLEEQTSWLTLIPMGFLALIELWKVSKVFAVSTSYKDGRADDMARATEEHDSRAMKFLSYLMYPLCISGAIYSFIYLRNKSTWYFWIINSLVSGVYASGFLSMVPQLFVNYKMKSVGQLPMSVLLYKGLNTFISDIFSGVISTPGPHPLACFRDDVIFLIYLYQRRIYRVNKSRVRDYASHRRKPKGKSHED
- the LOC128520118 gene encoding ly6/PLAUR domain-containing protein 2-like, giving the protein MGNPSGLLLFLLSIQSVNSLKCYVCSSTSSNEHCNINTEECQAPLDTCMTTVDRMGDVKAIVKQCSSLRTCEGAAGTSSLDARGNGNQVTCCNSQLCNLNTATSIQLCAWLLTLTLSLLTILIKQDG